In Zalophus californianus isolate mZalCal1 chromosome 4, mZalCal1.pri.v2, whole genome shotgun sequence, the following proteins share a genomic window:
- the RAD54L gene encoding DNA repair and recombination protein RAD54-like isoform X2, whose translation MADEMGLGKTLQCITLMWTLLRQSPECKPEIDKAMVVSPSSLVRNWYNEVGKWLGGRIQPLAIDGGSKDEIDQKLEGFMNQRGARVPSPILIISYETFRLHVGVLQKGSVGLVICDEGHRLKNSENQTYQALDSLNTSRRVLISGTPIQNDLLEYFSLVHFVNSGILGTAQEFKKRFELPILRGRDAAAREADRQLGEERLRELTSIVNRCLIRRTSDILSKYLPVKIEQVVCCRLTPLQTELYKRFLRQAKPAEELREGKMSVSSLSSITLLKKLCNHPALIYDKCVEEENGFEGALEIFPPGYSSKAVEPQLSGKMLVLDYILAVTRSRSSDKVVLVSNYTQTLDLFEKLCRARRYLYVRLDGTMSIKKRAKVVERFNNPLSPDFVFMLSSKAGGCGLNLIGANRLVMFDPDWNPANDEQAMARIWRDGQKKTCYIYRLLSAGTIEEKIFQRQSHKKALSSCVVDEEQDVERHFSLGELKELFTLDEASLSDTHDRLRCRRCVNHHQVQPPPDGSDCTSDLAQWNHNTDKRGLKDEVLQAAWDAASTAITFVFHQRSHEEQRGLH comes from the exons ATGGCTGATGAGATGGGCCTGGGCAAGACGCTGCAGTGCATCACGTTGATGTGGACACTTTTGCGCCAGAGTCCAGAGTGCAAACCAGAAATTGACAAGGCAATGGTGGTGTCACCCTCCAGCCTAGTGAGGAACTGGTACAATGAAGTTGGGAAATGGCTTGGAGGGAGGATCCAACCTCTGGCCATTGACGGAGGCTCTAAGGACGAGATAGACCAAAAGCTGG AAGGATTCATGAACCAGCGTGGAGCCCGAGTGCCTTCTCCCATCCTCATCATTTCCTATGAGACATTCCGCCTTCATGTTGGAGTCCTCCAGAAAGGGAGTGTTGGGCTGGTCATATGTGACGAG GGACACAGACTTAAGAACTCTGAGAATCAGACTTACCAGGCACTGGACAGCTTGAACACCAGCCGGCGGGTGCTTATCTCCGGGACCCCCATCCAGAATGATCTCCTTGAGTATTTCAGCTTGGTACATTTTGTTAATTCAGGCATTCTGG GAACGGCCCAAGAGTTCAAGAAGCGTTTTGAGTTGCCAATCTTGAGGGGTCGGGATGCAGCTGCCAGGGAGGCAGACAGACAGCTGGGAGAGGAGCGGTTGCGGGAGCTCACCAGCATTGTGAATAG GTGTCTGATACGGAGGACATCTGATATCCTGTCTAAATATCTGCCTGTGAAGATTGAGCAGGTGGTTTGTTGTAG GCTGACACCCCTTCAAACTGAATTATACAAGAGGTTTCTGAGACAGGCCAAGCCTGCCGAAGAGTTGCGTGAGGGCAAGATGAGTGTGTCTTCCCTTTCTTCCATCACCTTACTAAAGAAGCTTTGTAATC atccAGCTCTAATCTATGACAAGTGTGTGGAAGAGGAGAATGGCTTTGAAGGTGCTTTGGAAATATTTCCCCCTGGTTATAGCTCCAAGGCTGTAGAGCCCCAGCTGTCAG GTAAGATGCTGGTCCTTGATTACATCCTGGCAGTGACCCGAAGCCGCAGCAGTGACAAAGTAGTGCTGGTGTCCAATTACACTCAGACATTGGACCTCTTTGAGAAGCTCTGCCGGGCCCGAAG GTACTTGTATGTCCGCTTGGATGGCACAATGTCCATTAAGAAGCGAGCCAAGGTTGTGGAGCGCTTTAACAATCCGTTG AGCCCTGACTTTGTCTTCATGCTAAGCAGCAAAGCTGGAGGCTGTGGCCTCAATCTCATCGGGGCTAACCGACTGGTCATGTTTGACCCTGACTGGAACCCGGCCAATGATGAACAAGCCATGGCCCGGATCTGGCGTGACGGTCAAAAGAAGACCTGCTATATCTATCGCCTACTGTCT gcaggaACCATTGAGGAGAAGATCTTTCAGCGCCAGAGCCACAAGAAGGCACTGAGCAGCTGTGTGGTGGATGAGGAGCAGGATGTGGAGCGGCACTTCTCTCTGGGCGAGCTGAAGGAGCTGTTTACCCTGGATGAGGCTAGCCTTAGTGACACACATGACAG GTTGCGCTGCCGCCGCTGTGTCAACCACCACCAGGTCCAGCCACCCCCTGATGGTTCTGACTGTACCTCAGACCTGGCTCAGTGGAACCATAACACTGATAAGCGGGGGCTCAAGGATGAGGTACTCCAGGCTGCCTGGGATGCTGCCTCCACTGCCATCACATTCGTCTTCCACCAGCGTTCCCATGAGGAGCAGCGGGGCCTCCACTGA